In one window of Lepidochelys kempii isolate rLepKem1 chromosome 27, rLepKem1.hap2, whole genome shotgun sequence DNA:
- the LOC140904100 gene encoding keratin, type I cytoskeletal 19-like, producing MSTYSLKQITSSGLGNISGSSGGRAVGSFRASSIHGGFGDRGISVSTARFVSSGVGGGLGGGYGGSLYGGFGGGDGLLSGNEKTTMQNLNDRLASYLDKVRTLEEANSELEIKIRDWYQRQGPGPASDYSPYYKTIEDLRDKILAATIDNSKIVLQIDNARLAADDFKTKYETEQALRMSVEADINGLKRVLDELTLARTDLEMQIESLKEELAYLKKNHEEEMKALGGQTGGQVSVEVDSAPGIDLTKILADMRDQYEVMAEKNRKDAETWFNSKIEELNQEVAINTEQLQTSKTEITDLRRTLQGLEIELQSQLSMKAALEGTLADTENRFGAQLAQIQHLIGNIEAQLTDLRADMERQNSDYKILMDIKTRLEQEIATYRQLLEGHDS from the exons ATGTCCACTTACAGCTTGAAGCAAATAACTTCTTCTGGGTTAGGTAATATTAGTGGTTCCTCAGGCGGTCGGGCTGTTGGTTCCTTCAGGGCTTCAAGTATACATGGAGGATTTGGTGACAGGGGTATTTCTGTCTCTACTGCTCGGTTTGTCTCTTCTGGGGTAGGAGGTGGCCTTGGGGGTGGATATGGTGGTAGTTTGTACGGTGgctttggtggtggtgatggccTCCTTTCTGGAAATGAAAAGACAACTATGCAGAACCTGAATGACCGCCTGGCATCCTACCTGGACAAAGTACGTACTCTGGAGGAGGCAAATTCTGAGCTAGAAATTAAAATCCGAGACTGGTACCAGAGACAAGGACCAGGGCCAGCCTCTGATTACAGCCCATATTACAAGACTATTGAAGATCTTCGAGACAAG ATTCTTGCTGCCACCATTGACAACTCCAAGATTGTTTTGCAAATTGATAATGCCAGGCTGGCTGCTGATGACTTCAAAACCAA GTATGAAACAGAGCAGGCCCTGCGCATGAGTGTTGAGGCTGACATCAATGGCCTGAAGAGAGTCCTGGATGAGCTGACCCTAGCCAGAACTGACCTGGAGATGCAGATAGAAAGCCTGAAGGAGGAGCTGGCTTACCTAAAGAAGAACCATGAGGAG GAAATGAAAGCCCTGGGTGGTCAAACAGGAGGGCAAGTCAGTGTTGAGGTTGACTCTGCTCCAGGTATTGATCTGACCAAGATCCTGGCTGACATGAGAGACCAGTATGAAGTCATGGCTGAGAAGAACAGGAAGGATGCTGAAACTTGGTTCAACAGcaag ATTGAAGAGCTGAACCAAGAAGTAGCCATCAATACTGAACAGCTGCAGACCAGCAAGACTGAAATCACAGATCTGAGACGCACCCTCCAAGGCCTGGAGATAGAACTTCAGTCCCAGCTTAGCATG AAAGCTGCCTTGGAAGGCACCTTGGCAGACACTGAGAATCGCTTTGGTGCCCAGCTGGCACAGATCCAGCACCTGATTGGAAACATCGAGGCACAGCTGACCGACCTTCGTGCTGATATGGAGCGGCAGAATAGTGACTACAAGATACTCATGGACATCAAGACCCGGCTGGAGCAGGAGATTGCCACTTACCGCCAGCTGCTGGAAGGCCATGACTCCTAG